The stretch of DNA aagacttaacaatctctcCCTtcggcaatttcgtgacaaaacccAAAACACAAGACTCAATtcacgaagttcaatgtcatcaccaaaacatcgaacccctcgcgtgtaatccaaatacaaagtGAAAtccaaaattacatcaaaactcctaaaacagactctatgacttagacgcaactaggagccTTGAAGtattgatttcctgcaaaacagatTATTCAAAATCAATGTAGAAATTTGAAACCATTGGATTCTTATACCTTCAATTTACCTTTAATGTCATTTTCCTCGAAACTTCACGACTTCTTCCCTTTTGTTCACGACTTCTCCCTCTGCTTTGATCAACACCTGTTCATCTAtgttctccccctttttgtcaaaagtTGCCAAAACAATGCATATAGAGAGAAAACCAACTAGAAAGCAAAAAAgtagtcaagtcatagttacaggcctaaagcAAATGCAAAAGCAAGCAAAGTAAAGAGAAGCAAAAACTAAGCAAAGCAAACATCGTCctaaaataaagaaacaaagcTCGACGACGACATCACTCAgtgtcctcatcatcatcatcgcctGCTCCAGCTCCAGATCCTCCAACATCAGGAGCACCAGTGgacggtggaatgagtggatgtctCAATGTTGATCTCGTATAGGTAGTATAGGTAGGAAATACGTCGTCATGTCGACATCCCAGTTTTTCCATAATCCTTTTCATCCCTTCTTCCATCCTTTTTCCAAGTTGCACCACCTTCTTCTTTAAGGATCGCACCTCATGGTGAAGTGATTCcacagtaatcactccccctgaacTCGAAGATCCTTTACGCTCTGCACGAGGTGGAGGTGCGGAACTCGAAGCTCCTCTGGAAGATCCCTTAGTCTGCTGAAAAGTCTTCAAAATACCTACAGACTTGGCCCACGTTACTGCATCAATTGGTCCAAGGCCTTGATCATACTTCTCACACAATACATCTACTCCATTTTCTTGCAGAATCCTTGTGATCAATAACGAAA from Ananas comosus cultivar F153 linkage group 18, ASM154086v1, whole genome shotgun sequence encodes:
- the LOC109724059 gene encoding uncharacterized protein LOC109724059, which translates into the protein MRTNHAYVESKDLRLEYYLLSLVMYYNVQPTIGTKRIRWDRLVLLYFLGHPEQAYGLNINVPFLVWQRMTHVIQSSVRRDLLPFSLLITRILQENGVDVLCEKYDQGLGPIDAVTWAKSVGILKTFQQTKGSSRGASSSAPPPRAERKGSSSSGGVITVESLHHEVRSLKKKVVQLGKRMEEGMKRIMEKLGCRHDDVFPTYTTYTRSTLRHPLIPPSTGAPDVGGSGAGAGDDDDEDTE